The Pseudomonas alkylphenolica genomic sequence TTGTCAGGGTCACTGCTACCGCTAACGGCAGGCACGATTGCGATGCCTGTCATAACAGACCGTAGACAGGACTCCCTGACAGCTGCCTGATGCCTACATTACTTTTGCGTCAGGTTCTGGTTGGGCGGCTTTTTTGCTGCAAACTGGACATGTAACCATTGGGGTCAAAGCACATGAAACTACTCGTAGCTGAGGATGAGCCAAAAGCCGGAGTCTACTTGCAGCAGGGCCTCACAGAGGCAGGTTTTACTGTTGATCGTGTCGTCTCGGGTACAGACGCCCTTCAAAATGCACTGAGCGAAAGCTACGACCTGCTGATTCTCGACGTGATGATGCCGGGGCTAGATGGCTGGGAAGTCCTACGGATGGTTCGCGCGGCAGGTAAAGACGTCCCTGTCTTGTTCCTGACGGCTCGTGATGGCGTAGACGATAGAGTGAAAGGTCTTGAGCTAGGGGCCGACGATTACCTCATAAAACCATTCGCATTCTCAGAGCTACTCGCTCGGGTTCGTACGCTACTGCGCCGGGGCATCAGCTCGTCAGCTCAAACCACCATGAAAATGGCGGATCTTGAGGTTGACCTTCTCAAGCGGCGTGCCACTCGAAACGGCAAGCGAATTGATCTGACAGCAAAGGAGTTTTCACTTCTAGAGCTTCTGATGCGGCGTCGCGGTGAAGTGCTGCCCAAATCCCTAATTGCATCCCAAGTGTGGGACATGAATTTCGACAGCGACACCAATGTGATCGAGGTGGCGATTCGGCGGCTGCGGGCAAAGATTGATGACGACTTTGCTCCGAAGCTCATTCACACAGCCCGAGGCATGGGCTACATGATGGATACAACTGAGTGATGCTGTCACAGTCCTCACTCGTCAAACGTCTGACCTTGATGATCATGTTCGCGGTCATCGCTGTACTGGTGGTCGCAGGCATCAGCTTCAACATGCTGAGCCAACACCACTTCCGAATGCTCGATGAACAAGCGCTATTCGAGAAGCTGGAGTCGACAAGACACATCCTGTCGATCCAGGCCCCGGGAGCAAGGCTTGAAGGGCTACGACCGCAACTAAGCGCATTATTAGGCGCCCACCAGGATCTGACGGCGGAGATCCTCAACTCAGACGGTGCTGTACTGTTTTCGGATCTCAAAACCGTGCAGATCCCCGATCGTTACAAGCGTGCTGAAAAAGAAGCCGTGTGGGAATGGCAGGACGAATCCCATAACTTCCGCGGCGTCACGTCTCACGTCAAGATCCCAGGCGACCTAGCCCCCGGCACCGTCATGCTGATGCTGGATATCACCAGCCATGCGCATTTCTTTGAAACCCTGCAACGGTGGTTCGGAGTCGGTTTGGTTATCAGCGCGTTGGTCAGCGCAGGCTTGGGTTGGCTAGTCGCGAAAAGTGGGCTGCGTCCCGTCGAGCAGATCACGAAGGTTGCGACGTCCATGTCTGCTAGGTCACTCCAAGAACGCATCCCTCTGGAACCTGTGCCACTTGAACTTCAAGAACTGATCTTGTCCTTCAACGGAATGCTCGCACGTTTGGATGACGCATTCTTTCGCCTATCCAACTTTTCGGCCGACATCGCACACGAGTTAAGAACCCCGGTGAGTAACCTGCTAACGCACACCGAGGTCGTGCTGACCAGGAAACGCGATTTGGACGCGTATGAGGAGAACCTGTACTCGAATCTGGAGGACCTGAAGCGGATGTCCCGCATGATCGATGACATGCTCTTTCTCGCCAAGGCCGACAACGGACTCATCATTCCTGAGCAGGTCGACATCAAACTTGAAGATCTCGTGTCCAGGCTTTTCGAGTACTACCAATTACTGGCTGAGGATCGAGGAGTACGGCTAAGCCTTCATGGAAGGGGAATCATCACTGGAGACCGTCTGATGATTGACCGAGCTGTCTCCAATATCCTCTCGAACGCCATGCGATACACGCCGGAAGGAAAGGAGATCGCGGTGGAGATCCAGCATTCCGCAGACAAGGTGACCCTCACCATCCGAAATGGCGGAGCCACAATTGATTCGCAGCACATCAACAAGATCTTTGATCGATTCTACCGTGCCGACCCGGCGAGGCGGGAGGGAGGTCCCAACAATGCAGGGCTCGGTCTTGCGATCACCCGTTCCATTGTAGAAGCACACAAAGGTAGAGTCTGGTGCACCTCATCTGAAGGTTTGACCGCCTTTCACTTTGCTTTTCCCGCCGATCAACAGGAAGCGGCCGGGTAGCGAACTCTTGTGCCATCAATGTTGTGCTAACCAATTTCACCGACATTCGCCCACATGACCCGTTTGTCACCACTGTGCAGCCAAGCGTGACACCTCGTCTGCTACGGGTAACAGTTTTCAGTCACTCGAATTACAGCCTGGATCTTGAACTCTTCGGGAAAACGCCGACTGCTCATGGAACCGCCTAGTTGGCCTCATTCTGAGGCATGGTGATGTCTGCGAAACTCGGAACGGTTCACTCTTCCTAAGAGATTTGTAATTGTCCGGTGCGTGAGCAGCGACTAGACTCCCCAACATGAAACGCTACATACGGTGTTGCCTCATTTTCCTGGTTAGCCTGGCGCTTCCCCTCAGTGGGATGGCAGGTATCGAGGCACCGACTGAACCCTGCCCGATGAAGACCATGGGCATGACGATGATGGACGACATGGGCATGGATTGCTGCAACGATATGAAAAGCCCTGCCGAACACGGCAAGCCCTGCAAGCCGGGCCAGGAATGCAAGACTGGTGGCATGCTGCAAGTCTCGATCATCAAGCCTCCTGTTACCTTGTCCAGCCCTGTCGTGACGTCCGTCTTCGGCGATTTCCTACCTACGCAGCCCCCTTCAGGGGTATGGCGACCGCCCTGCGCCTGATTCCTGTACCACACTGAGTCCCATCGGCCATTGATGCGATGGCATACCTGCGTGCATGTCTGAAGAGACACGCAGTGATTCATCACAGGAATCGTGAACATGAACTCCAAGTGCTACTGCACAGGTTGGCCCCTCGTGGCCGGTCTGCTGGCAAGCGTACTGGCATTGCCGAGCGTCGCCGCCCCGCTGACCCTCGATGAAGCTCTGCGGCTTGCCGAAAATAACGCCCCCTCACTGACGGCCCAGGCGGCCAAGCTGCAAGCTGCCACTAACGCCGCAATCCCCGCCGGGGAACTACCCGATCCCAAATTGCTGATGGGGGTGCAGAACTACCCGATTGGCGGCCCCGATCGTTGGAGCCTTGATCAGGACTTCATGACCATGCAAATGGTTGGAGTCATGCAGGAAATGCCCAACCGCGATAAGCGCCGGGCGCGTACCGCGGTCGCCGAGGCGGCCGTTGATCGAGCCGCGGCTGAAGCTCGAGTCGAG encodes the following:
- a CDS encoding heavy metal sensor histidine kinase codes for the protein MLSQSSLVKRLTLMIMFAVIAVLVVAGISFNMLSQHHFRMLDEQALFEKLESTRHILSIQAPGARLEGLRPQLSALLGAHQDLTAEILNSDGAVLFSDLKTVQIPDRYKRAEKEAVWEWQDESHNFRGVTSHVKIPGDLAPGTVMLMLDITSHAHFFETLQRWFGVGLVISALVSAGLGWLVAKSGLRPVEQITKVATSMSARSLQERIPLEPVPLELQELILSFNGMLARLDDAFFRLSNFSADIAHELRTPVSNLLTHTEVVLTRKRDLDAYEENLYSNLEDLKRMSRMIDDMLFLAKADNGLIIPEQVDIKLEDLVSRLFEYYQLLAEDRGVRLSLHGRGIITGDRLMIDRAVSNILSNAMRYTPEGKEIAVEIQHSADKVTLTIRNGGATIDSQHINKIFDRFYRADPARREGGPNNAGLGLAITRSIVEAHKGRVWCTSSEGLTAFHFAFPADQQEAAG
- a CDS encoding heavy metal response regulator transcription factor, yielding MKLLVAEDEPKAGVYLQQGLTEAGFTVDRVVSGTDALQNALSESYDLLILDVMMPGLDGWEVLRMVRAAGKDVPVLFLTARDGVDDRVKGLELGADDYLIKPFAFSELLARVRTLLRRGISSSAQTTMKMADLEVDLLKRRATRNGKRIDLTAKEFSLLELLMRRRGEVLPKSLIASQVWDMNFDSDTNVIEVAIRRLRAKIDDDFAPKLIHTARGMGYMMDTTE